AGCTTCGCCGTCCGATTCACCACTGTCTGAGGCGCCGTTCGTCGAAGCTTCGTCCTCAGCTGTTGCCTCGCCGGATTTGTCCTCTCCGTCAGAGTCTCCGGCACTCCCGGAGGCCGCCGCATCGGAGGTTCCGCCGGCATCGGACTCATCGCCGTCAGAACCGTTCGAATCTGCCTCGGCAGTTGCTTCGCCGGAGTTGTCGGCATCCTCGTTGTCATTGGAACCGTGGTCTCCGCCGGGTGCTCGGCTGCTGGTGACGACCTGCCAGTTCTGGTCGAAGAAGTCGGCGGGGTCGACGATCTGCTTCTCCTCGGCCCAGTCGATGAGGGCCTGGCGGACTTCGACCTGTTCGTTGTAGACCTCTTTGAGTCCGTCGACCGGGTAGCCGCCTCCCCCGGACTGGCGGTAGTTGTTGATGGCGAGGAGGAAGCGGTCATCGTCTCCGATTTTCCTGCCGTCGGCCTGTTTGAGGTTTTCGATCCTCTCTCCGGACGGTTTGGAGACATTGATGTCGTAGTCGATTCCGGCCAGAGCGTCATAATTGTAGTCCGGGATCGGCGCTTCGGAGACCTCGTCGGTCGCGTTGGTCCCGTCGACCGGGTCGAATTCGGCGCCCTCTTCGGTCTGCTTGAAATAGCGTGCTGAGTATTCGAGGTAGTCGCGCAGTTGGGCGCCGTTGATCTCGACTCCGGCCAGAGTGTTGTCATAGACATAGAGTCCGGCCACGTCGCGGATCGTGATGTCGCCGGCAGGGAACTCTGCAGTGCGGCTGAAGGGTGATGCCTGCGAGATCACGGCAAGGTCTTCATAGTCAGTTCCCTTCAAGCTCTCTTCCACCGTCTCGGTCTGGACGTGAGAGATGAAGTCGAGGATCGCAGTGTCTTCGTAATAGGAGGTCTTTGCCGACATCGTTTCAGTCACCGAGCCGATCTTCGTGTTCACGTAGTCGATCGTGGTCCGGTGCTGCTCTTCGACGAGGTCCTTGATCTCCTGGTCCTCGGCGACTTTCCCCTGTGTGGCAAGTGCGTCCGCGTGCGGTTCATTCTCGCCCCAGTCGACGTGGTGGGTGTCGAGATTGATCGGCAGTCCCACCTCGGAGACCGAACGCGCCCAGTAGTTCGGTTGGGTGATGAGCACCTGGCTGCCGTCGTCGCGGTTGACGACTTGACTGGGTTCGTTCTGATGAGTGTGTCCGGCGACCAGGACATCGATTCCGGACACCTTCGCCACCGAGGTGCTGACGTTCTCCTGCAGTTGATCCGGATCCCAGCTCTGTCCCTTCGGGTCCTTGCCCGAATGGGAGAGCACGACGATGACGTCGGCGCCCTTCTGCTTCATCTTCGGGACATACTTCTCAGCAGTCTCGACGGGATCGTCGAAGTGCACCTTTCCGGACAGGTTGTTCTTGTCCCAGATTCGGCTGCCGGGAGTGGTCACGCCCAGGACGCCGACAGTGATCGTCTCACCACCGACCTGTTTGTCGACCATTGTGTACGGGTCCAAATGCGTCTGACCGTCTGCATCGTCGATGACATTGGCTCCAAGCAGCGGGAAGTCGACTTGGTC
Above is a window of Brevibacterium siliguriense DNA encoding:
- a CDS encoding bifunctional metallophosphatase/5'-nucleotidase, which gives rise to MRLRTLISSSLALAVIITGPAAASATGLGSADAPADPQVAKTGELTLLATTDVHGNVLNWDYFANRPYPAGEELGMSRASTLIKGVREDKGAESVLLVDNGDTIQGNPLAYYFAKQEPITTSNQTHPLAKTYNHLGFDAQVVGNHEFNYGLDLLATYSDQVDFPLLGANVIDDADGQTHLDPYTMVDKQVGGETITVGVLGVTTPGSRIWDKNNLSGKVHFDDPVETAEKYVPKMKQKGADVIVVLSHSGKDPKGQSWDPDQLQENVSTSVAKVSGIDVLVAGHTHQNEPSQVVNRDDGSQVLITQPNYWARSVSEVGLPINLDTHHVDWGENEPHADALATQGKVAEDQEIKDLVEEQHRTTIDYVNTKIGSVTETMSAKTSYYEDTAILDFISHVQTETVEESLKGTDYEDLAVISQASPFSRTAEFPAGDITIRDVAGLYVYDNTLAGVEINGAQLRDYLEYSARYFKQTEEGAEFDPVDGTNATDEVSEAPIPDYNYDALAGIDYDINVSKPSGERIENLKQADGRKIGDDDRFLLAINNYRQSGGGGYPVDGLKEVYNEQVEVRQALIDWAEEKQIVDPADFFDQNWQVVTSSRAPGGDHGSNDNEDADNSGEATAEADSNGSDGDESDAGGTSDAAASGSAGDSDGEDKSGEATAEDEASTNGASDSGESDGEADGGDADYSAAGAGGGVDLPRTGLEVATSIGIAAAIIALGTALVVFSRRRRR